From the Bos taurus isolate L1 Dominette 01449 registration number 42190680 breed Hereford chromosome 20, ARS-UCD2.0, whole genome shotgun sequence genome, one window contains:
- the LOC101903284 gene encoding Golgi phosphoprotein 3-like, translating to MFKCTISTQGILALQEAFELFCLGETWNPLKLHYQLRNVRERLAKNLVEKGVLTTEKQNFLLFDMTTHPLTNNSIKQRLIKKVQEAVLDKWVNDPHRMDKRLLALLYLAHASDVLENAFAPLLDEQYDVATKRVRQLLDLDPEVECLKAGTNEVLWAVVAAFTK from the coding sequence cttttgaactcttttgtttaGGTGAGACGTGGAATCCATTAAAATTGCATTATCAGTTAAGAAACGTGCGGGAACGATTAGCTAAAAACCTGGTGGAAAAGGGCGTACTGACGACAGAGAAACAGAACTTCCTCCTCTTTGACATGACGACACACCCCCTCACCAACAACAGCATTAAGCAGCGCCTCATCAAGAAGGTGCAGGAAGCCGTTCTCGACAAGTGGGTGAACGACCCTCACCGCATGGACAAGCGTCTGCTGGCCCTCCTCTACCTGGCCCACGCCTCGGACGTCCTGGAGAACGCGTTCGCGCCCCTGCTGGACGAGCAGTACGACGTAGCCACCAAGCGGGTGCGGCAGCTCCTGGACTTGGACCCTGAGGTGGAGTGTCTGAAGGCCGGGACCAACGAGGTGCTGTGGGCGGTGGTGGCCGCCTTCACCAAGTGA